A window of the Gloeothece verrucosa PCC 7822 genome harbors these coding sequences:
- a CDS encoding MobC family plasmid mobilization relaxosome protein has protein sequence MTSQRLCKFQLRLTQLEKVKAEQLADDLGITLSDVFRSVIYKKFLVFHIPDVNIRTYLKLGKISNNINQITKVLNTHNKFNANVPYDVIFELKEQLANVSTQIDQIREQMDYDCQAD, from the coding sequence ATGACCTCACAACGACTTTGTAAGTTTCAACTGCGCCTGACCCAACTTGAAAAAGTTAAAGCCGAACAGTTAGCTGACGACTTAGGAATAACTTTAAGCGATGTATTCCGTTCCGTTATCTATAAAAAATTCTTGGTCTTCCATATTCCCGATGTCAATATTAGGACTTATTTAAAACTCGGAAAAATCAGCAATAACATCAACCAAATTACCAAAGTCCTCAATACCCATAACAAATTTAATGCCAATGTTCCCTACGATGTGATCTTTGAACTTAAGGAGCAACTCGCCAACGTATCAACTCAAATAGACCAAATCCGCGAACAGATGGACTATGATTGCCAAGCAGATTAA
- a CDS encoding GUN4 domain-containing protein, protein MHPYVERTLERWLRVSDIKNLPFELLQEIDKMWSDSSDGHFGFSTQAKIYQELGGSNDFNWNTWLSFCDRVGWRFDEDWHDYDELSCSSLRAGKLPLLTIVDGKPRFTVFCWSRLVTFAQKITEK, encoded by the coding sequence ATCCACCCTTACGTCGAAAGAACCCTTGAACGTTGGTTAAGAGTCTCGGACATCAAAAATCTACCCTTTGAGCTATTACAAGAAATAGACAAAATGTGGTCAGACTCGAGCGATGGTCATTTTGGGTTCTCCACTCAAGCTAAAATTTACCAGGAATTAGGGGGAAGCAATGACTTTAATTGGAATACTTGGCTATCCTTCTGTGATCGCGTGGGCTGGAGATTTGATGAAGATTGGCACGATTATGACGAACTTTCCTGCTCATCATTACGAGCAGGAAAGTTACCCTTATTAACGATTGTCGATGGTAAGCCAAGATTTACGGTATTTTGCTGGTCACGCTTAGTAACCTTCGCTCAAAAAATAACTGAAAAATAA
- a CDS encoding ParM/StbA family protein codes for MEPYVSELPKQLLRENNSLTSALPKDRAWVAIDDRYTAVGYLAQLLTTANPMLSQLKLLSAVEKVAAAVWVLKEQFKLPNQIRLALVALLPPGEYSNKQTLEERLRESLSSYMTPGGEMQVELSLFDCKPEGAGIFMHHKGKRGASNINQGIMSVLPLGYRNASALVFNRGNIADFTTSDLGFASMLKGIIRSTSGQTLERLSEPVAQWRIQQTDSVLKKILLSDDEEEELETLKEAIAIQHQKYTTDLFKWLSEVLPKNLDEVVLCGGTADYLRREMVEFFGAQKVYLHANVNLPDDIKSLNMENRWADVWCIWDYFLPTVNSLNKTKVAA; via the coding sequence ATGGAACCCTACGTCAGCGAGTTACCCAAACAGTTATTGAGGGAAAATAATTCGTTGACGAGCGCCCTCCCCAAAGATAGGGCGTGGGTGGCAATAGATGATCGATACACGGCGGTGGGTTATCTGGCCCAACTGTTGACGACGGCCAACCCGATGCTGTCACAGTTGAAGTTATTGAGCGCCGTCGAGAAAGTAGCGGCTGCCGTATGGGTATTGAAGGAACAGTTTAAACTCCCCAATCAAATTAGATTGGCGTTGGTTGCCCTGTTGCCCCCTGGTGAATACTCAAACAAGCAAACTTTAGAGGAGAGGTTGAGGGAATCATTATCGTCATACATGACCCCAGGGGGCGAGATGCAGGTCGAATTAAGTCTATTCGACTGCAAACCGGAGGGTGCGGGAATATTCATGCACCATAAGGGGAAACGGGGAGCGTCTAATATCAATCAGGGAATCATGTCAGTGCTTCCGCTTGGGTATCGTAATGCTAGTGCCCTAGTGTTCAACCGGGGTAATATAGCCGATTTCACCACTAGCGATCTAGGATTCGCTTCGATGCTTAAGGGCATAATCCGCAGTACGTCTGGACAAACCCTCGAACGTTTAAGCGAACCCGTCGCCCAATGGCGTATCCAACAAACCGACTCGGTGTTAAAAAAAATACTACTCTCCGATGATGAAGAGGAAGAACTGGAAACACTCAAAGAAGCGATCGCCATACAGCACCAAAAATATACCACCGATCTATTCAAGTGGTTATCGGAGGTGTTACCCAAAAATTTAGATGAGGTCGTTCTCTGCGGGGGGACAGCCGATTATCTGAGGAGGGAGATGGTTGAATTCTTCGGCGCTCAAAAGGTTTACCTCCATGCCAACGTTAATTTACCCGACGACATTAAATCGTTGAATATGGAAAACCGATGGGCTGATGTGTGGTGCATCTGGGATTATTTCTTGCCAACGGTCAACAGCTTAAATAAAACGAAAGTCGCGGCGTAA
- a CDS encoding relaxase/mobilization nuclease domain-containing protein, whose translation MIAKQIKGTNFYGCLAYVLGRTGHVVIDSNVNVTSPAELATHFEVCCHRNPRVTRPVYHAMLSLVKGEKLDPLTWKSVASDFMRHQKFHNVPYLVVQHNEKDHDHIHIVAARVRSNGTCVSDSWDYIEGQKAVRHLEEKYGLQTPVPKRYKLRDTEGVKLDDYSPPDKEKDKQHAYNLLKTTIDSVYPHSSSLVDLATMLRQQDIELGIRKTQRTNTVQGVRYQIGKFNFSGTQLGKDYTLPGLTYKSRRSHQLTFNPTTDLALIESLKNLQFAHQLEQIQIQQEVQIELEADEFIEIRLRPRSRGR comes from the coding sequence ATGATTGCCAAGCAGATTAAAGGAACCAATTTCTATGGGTGTCTGGCTTACGTTCTGGGTAGAACCGGTCACGTTGTCATTGACAGCAATGTTAACGTCACATCACCTGCTGAACTAGCGACGCATTTTGAGGTATGTTGCCATCGTAATCCGAGGGTGACGCGGCCAGTCTATCACGCTATGCTCTCCCTGGTCAAAGGTGAGAAACTCGACCCCCTTACCTGGAAGTCCGTAGCATCGGATTTCATGAGACATCAGAAGTTTCATAACGTCCCGTATCTCGTCGTCCAGCACAATGAGAAAGATCATGACCACATCCACATCGTAGCGGCTAGGGTAAGGTCGAATGGCACTTGCGTATCTGACTCCTGGGATTATATTGAGGGGCAAAAAGCTGTAAGACATCTAGAGGAAAAATACGGTCTTCAAACCCCTGTACCTAAAAGATATAAACTTCGGGATACCGAAGGGGTGAAGCTGGACGACTATTCCCCACCGGATAAGGAGAAGGATAAGCAACACGCCTACAATTTACTGAAAACGACCATCGACAGCGTGTATCCCCACTCATCGTCATTGGTAGATCTAGCCACAATGTTAAGACAGCAGGATATTGAATTGGGAATAAGGAAAACCCAACGGACTAATACAGTTCAAGGTGTACGTTACCAAATCGGGAAATTTAATTTTAGCGGCACTCAACTGGGAAAAGACTATACACTACCTGGATTGACCTATAAAAGCCGACGTTCCCATCAATTAACCTTCAATCCCACTACGGATTTAGCGTTAATTGAGTCTCTAAAGAATTTACAGTTTGCTCATCAACTTGAACAAATTCAGATTCAACAAGAGGTACAAATTGAACTTGAAGCCGACGAATTTATTGAAATCCGCTTAAGACCTCGAAGTAGGGGAAGATAG